Proteins found in one Miscanthus floridulus cultivar M001 chromosome 4, ASM1932011v1, whole genome shotgun sequence genomic segment:
- the LOC136552330 gene encoding DNA-directed RNA polymerase III subunit rpc8-like gives MFTLSQIEHDLPMPPHLLSRPLPDAIKTELERLFLDKVIANLGLCVSVYDIRSIEGGSIHPGEGCSTYKVSFRLLMFKPFNGEVLVGRIIGYDDKGLQVSLDFFSDISIPGHLMQFGTVRGPDGRWMLKTEDGDELYLDLDDEIRFLVSSTKYPPIPIDQKEDDPPFAPMQIVGSIKGDGLGLLAWWAADEEEGEEAAEQEQ, from the exons ATGTTCACGCTGAGCCAGATCGAGCACGACCTACCGATGCCGCCGCACCTGCTGAGCCGCCCCCTCCCCGACGCCATCAAGACCGAGCTCGAGAGGCTCTTCTTGGACAAG GTAATCGCAAACCTTGGGCTGTGCGTGTCTGTCTATGATATCAGATCCATTGAAGGTGGTTCCATCCATCCAGGAGAGGGCTGCTCGACCTATAAA GTTTCATTTCGTTTGCTGATGTTCAAGCCTTTTAATGGGGAGGTTCTTGTTGGGAGGATTATTGGATATGATGATAAGGGGTTGCAGG TTTCACTTGATTTCTTCAGTGACATTTCCATACCTGGACACTTGATGCAGTTTGGCACAGTAAG GGGACCAGATGGTAGGTGGATGCTGAAGACTGAAGATGGTGATGAGCTTTATCTAGATCTAGATGACGAG ATAAGGTTCTTGGTTTCTAGCACAAAATACCCACCTATCCCAATTGACCAAAAGGAGGATGACCCACCATTTGCTCCAATGCAGATTGTT GGAAGTATTAAAGGAGATGGCCTTGGTCTTCTTGCTTGGTGGGCAGCTGATgaagaggagggggaggaggcggCAGAGCAAGAGCAATAG
- the LOC136552331 gene encoding thioredoxin-like protein CDSP32, chloroplastic, with amino-acid sequence MLDEIAATGKWRLPVWLCHPISGPSHLPPPFSSSLFLSSKFSTPAMASTATFPSTLATRSAATASLRSAVPTGAKIVRFLPAQISRTGRAAVLPTPRAAVSGAEKAQPAPSSKHERVVRVRSTQEFDDALKAAKNRLVVVEFAASDSESSSQIYPTMVQLSRTCGDVDFLLVLGDESEATKELFRREGITQVPHFNFYKGAEKVHEEEAIGPERLAGDVLYYGDSHSAVVQLHSREDVEALINQHRGDKGKLVVLDVGLKHCGPCVKVYPTVLKLSRSMVDNTVFARMNGDENDSCMEFLRDMKIVEVPTFVFIRDGQIVGRYVGSGKGELIGEILRYNGVRVTY; translated from the coding sequence ATGTTGGATGAAATAGCAGCCACAGGCAAGTGGCGGCTACCTGTGTGGTTGTGTCATCCGATTTCTGGCCCATCCCATCTTCCACCTCCCTTCTCTAGTTCTCTGTTCCTCAGCAGCAAGTTCAGCACACCGGCGatggcctccaccgccaccttccCGTCCACCCTCGCCACCAGGTCCGCGGCAACCGCTAGCCTGCGCAGCGCCGTGCCGACCGGCGCCAAGATCGTCAGGTTCTTGCCCGCCCAGATCAGCCGCACGGGGCGCGCGGCTGTGCTGCCCACGCCGAGGGCGGCGGTCTCGGGCGCTGAGAAGGCGCAGCCGGCGCCGTCGAGCAAGCACGAGCGCGTGGTCAGGGTGCGCAGCACCCAGGAGTTCGACGACGCGCTCAAGGCCGCCAAGAACCGGCTGGTGGTGGTAGAGTTCGCGGCGagcgacagcgagagcagcagccaGATCTACCCGACCATGGTGCAGCTCAGCCGCACCTGCGGCGACGTCGACTTCCTGCTCGTCCTGGGCGACGAGTCGGAGGCCACCAAGGAGCTGTTCCGCCGGGAGGGCATCACGCAGGTGCCCCACTTCAACTTCTACAAAGGCGCCGAGAAGGTGCACGAGGAGGAGGCCATCGGCCCCGAGCGGCTCGCCGGCGACGTCCTCTACTACGGCGACAGCCACTCGGCGGTGGTGCAGCTGCACTCGCGGGAGGACGTGGAGGCGCTCATCAACCAACACCGCGGCGACAAGGGCAAGCTCGTCGTGCTGGACGTCGGCCTCAAGCACTGCGGACCCTGCGTCAAGGTGTACCCCACCGTGCTGAAGCTGTCGCGGTCCATGGTCGACAACACCGTCTTCGCGCGCATGAACGGCGACGAGAACGACAGCTGCATGGAGTTCCTCAGGGACATGAAAATCGTCGAGGTGCCCACTTTCGTCTTCATCAGGGACGGCCAGATCGTCGGCCGCTACGTCGGCTCCGGCAAGGGGGAGCTCATCGGTGAGATCCTCAGATACAACGGCGTCAGGGTCACCTACTGA